aacatttttagaaaaattaaatcatttttaattatattaggaagccttaccattatttaatgaaaaatacatattcttgtcttggtcgtccccggtctcctttcccctgcctattatcgaatattcgggtaaaaactttaatttcatgaaaacatgtcatataatcatttaatcatgcaatcatacatttaatcatataataaatatcatgcaaacatttaaaaacaattaaataaaacaattaagcaattaaaataattttgcatgcatgtggtttacgtaggttgatttTTCGTACGTACActtcaagatcaagtattatgataataacagtttgtgcttgtaagttcgaagtatagccttgaatgctatgttTGTATacaataagtgtgagctttgaaatttgtaaagatttcagcagagtgACAGCCTAGTTGATAGAATAGTATATCGATCGGGTTGATCCAGATTTTTTaactcagctgctcttctctgctactTATAGGCTAtgcctccaacggtaatattaaatgcgatttgaaactttctatccgttgttttccacgtcaacattcttctgacagtcgtgcactgcagcttttctgaaatgcggcgatcccactacttgttgcagtcagcttttgtatAGTTGTCTGTTGAACGTCCTTTTATCTAACTGATGACATATACTTCTAAAAGATCAGATGATAGGATGTAGCTAATGGCTcacaactgattgtagtaactgatcagttccaactgatcagtcagttgtctgcgtagttcagtttgctagtccagttgcctttgaaaatctcactacaaaaaaaaaggcaaaagacaacggtttaaaaccattgtcgtaggtcaaataaaaccgttgttaaagcccTTGTGGTTAAAcggtgcgctcaaagacaacggtgaaaaaccgttgtcgtagacgtcaaagacgacggtgaaaaaccattgccgtaggtcttgtaaaaccgttgttaaaacccgtcgctattagcgactgtttAAATGTCCGTCGCAAATCCGCGACAAATACTAATAttctgtcgctaattagcgacgatgtttatataaatttcgtcgcTAATAAGCGACGGTTTGTCATATGATTTCCGTCGCTTAAATTtttcgtaaaataaaaaaaatttactgttataatttaataaacctaaaaaaaaacttacaatcttactaaattaataatatttataatcttacacttagaatttaaaatatttttttattaaaataatatttaaaatcttaCACTTAGAACTTAAAATAGTTGAAGAGAGAAGAATTTGTTGTGGGAAGAAATGACTAAGGATGCGGTATTTATAGGTAATTTGcaattagcgacggtgtttgTATAAACCGTCGCAAAAAGCGACGGTTGTTTCGTCGTTAATTTAAAATTGCGACAGTTTTATTGAAACTGTCGCTGAATTAAGCGACGGGTTTTTTAAAACGTCACGAATTTAACAATGCGCCAGTTTTGtagaccgtcgctaatttaaatttGCGACAGTTATTTTGGAACCCGccgctaaatatagcgacggtttctgtcaaaccgtcgctgatttaaAATTAGCGGTGGTTTTATCTTAAACCGTTGCTAATTCTACCGACGATTTATGAAAAATCTTCGCTAATTTtaatcgatttttttaaaaaaattataaactacgacaacgttttttcaaaaaaccgttgtcgttaaccaaataaaacactaaaaaacgacaacgttttaaaaaaccgttgtcgtagttaAAAAACCATCCGAAAGACAACGATTTAcacaaaccgttgtctttgacccttgacagaatcttatatagacaacggtttttgaaaaaaacgttgttgtagcccaaaaaaaccATCCGAAAGATaacagtttttaaaaaccgttgttgtagcctaaaaaaaaacgctcatagacaacggttgttaaaaccgttgttgtagcaaAAAAAAGCTcttagacaacggttttcacgtagcccaaaaaaaacgctaatagacaacggtttttcacgtagacacatcaaagacaacggtttttaaaaaatcgttgtctatCAGCGGGTTTTTTAGGCTACCACAAtggtttttgttaaaaccgttgttaaaagttaaaaacacaacggtttttattaaaaccgttgtcttatgagtgttgttgatttgtatttttcttgtagtgtctgcgtactaatcttcagttatgggcaaccgatagtttgcatattttagatcagtttctatcagtCTAATTGATCAGTTATTTCAATCTATTAagcgctcagtttgtcaaactttcGAAATTCGGTTTCCAACAACCTAGTTTCCTTAGTTATAGGTTTAGGGTTTCTTAATTAAACTTAAtggacttaattaattaatttgaccATTCcaactattttaaataattattatattaaaatctaTTAAGAATCTTAATTATTTAGCATGTTTGACTAATACTCCTATAAGCTCATTATACATACTTCCCACTACATTTAACTTAATCTTTTATAAACCCAATCTTTGAGTTTAGTATTTTAAACTCTCAATTTTCATgcattcaactccttgaatttattctttccaaattttaattatcgtaaattcaactacttgaatttattgtcTCAACGAGAACAAATGATTCAGTACTTAcctgaccctcaatggttcagagatacagctagccgtgagttcacaactctttgtgattcaggaaattttcctttattcgggcttatccTAATTTTTCTCATTCCATGAACCAATATTTGATCATGAAAGTGTCAGAAATCATTTtttgattaaatccatcgaatcatggtagaaccatctagtagcatcgccccatgattccctaggtatcaatgatagtgtctgcaagaaccaatcgattatgattaacgtacattacggtcccttcatcCCATATATCCTAAATGAATGTAACCATTGATTCATCGAAGGTTGCATATTAGATTCCATAGCTATATGATATattcatgaaatattcatagtgtcaTCGTATATGTACATCTAGAGAACCATTGTCCCTAGTGTATATCTTACACTCTTGTCAGAtatttcatgcactattatttcgttAAATCACATACGATATTCACACTCGTAGGTGAGCAgcgaattcccgactacaatgcactggctcctacatatgtcgcaattgcacccaacctcgccatctTGTGACACTCGCGAactcggtaaacgagtcaaagcacaatcctAGTATGTAAAGCAtcagtgttgtctcgggtcgtaaggactaatgatgtacagtCATAACCACAAAAttttcctctcgatgaatgataaccacttgaaaagtccgaaGGAGGGTTGTTTGCTGCAATCATCATATGATTATCCCTCTGCGTGATTGGACATCTATATGTCCTTACCATGAAACAcgatacacaacatcacagatattaGTCTCAAgttcaagcggcctttatcttTGTTTTTAGGCGGCTTAACCAAGAAAATAATTTAGAATATATTGTGTTTacaaataaatttcaagattgaagtacgattcatttgtattaaaatataatcaagATCTTTATCTATGTcgattgcatgagtatacatataaaataaaacaaaatcatgaaatataaattatattaaaataaagactgtttgtTACATATgagttaataaattttttagtcAATCGTTGGCTCACAGAATATCTACTATTAACACTTTTTTGCTAAGATAAGATATGTTGTCTTCATGGTAAGTTTTTCACTTACATGGCCGTACGGGAAGGAATGCGTTTAGTGCTTCGGTTACAACTTACAACTACAGCTGTCGGTATCGGAAAGTGATGCTCTCAATGTGGTCCAAGCAATTCAACATATTTTTCCACTTGCACCCGAGGCACATTTTGTTGAGGCAATACAGTCTGCTTGTGCACAAGTTCCAGATACTAAAGTTCAACACTGTCCGAGGAAATCGAAGTTGGTTGCCCACGATTTGGCTAAGGAAGGTTTAAGTAATGGCACTAATAATGTTACTTTGCATTTCATACCTTTATGGCTTGGCCCTTTTGTACAAATTGATATGCTTAACTCGTAAATGtgtatttggttttaaaaaaaaaagaagaaaaaagatATGCATGTGTCATGCCCAAAAAACGAAAGGCAATAATGACAAGGAAGCTTTTTCTAATGGCCTAAAAAGTCTTGTTTTCATTTTGTAACAGTTGTGTACGATTTGCAAGTGTCATTTGTCACAGTAGATGACCAACAAACCAACGTTGTCTTGAACTTTATTGACACTTATctaaaaataatctttattttaataatattttacagtTTTATCCAATTATAACAATTACTTatttgtatactcatgcaagctgTATAGATAAAGTTTTTGAATATACAATTTGCACCATGAGGTCTGTCtcacaacgtaagatcatgaaactcgttaGAATGTAGATCGTATATTTTGAACATattcctagtcgaatcaaccacctaaaataagaataaaggtCGATTGATCTTGAAACTAGTATATGTGATGTAAACACAATGTTTCATTTGTAAGaacatgaaaatattcattcatACAGATGTGTGATCATTTGATTatgtactgaacaaccctccatcgaCTGACCTggtggttatcacttatcgagtgtaATAGTATGTGGTTATCGTTATACATCAATAGTCCTTTGATCCGGAACAACGTAGAGGCTCTACGTACTAGCATACACTTTGATCCATTTACCAACttcattgagggtcatcaggtggcgaggttgggtgtagtttcgaaatacataGGAGCCAATGTATTGTATTTGGGTATTCACCGTTTGCCTATGGGTGAAGATATCATATATGATCTgttgagttaatagtgcaagaaaTCTCTGGCTAGAGTAAGACATGTACTTTGGAAAAGTGTTTCCCCAGTTGCATATATTGTGTCACTGTTATTACTCAAAGGtatatcacatcgttatcgaattcatttatgattctcgatatactAATGATTGTAGATTTGATCGAGAcatatgagttgaagagaccgtAGTGTATGCTAACCACAACTTaaagttcttgcaggcactatcggTGATACCTAgaggatcatggggcgatgctaatAGGTGCTCTTAGCATGATCTGAGGGGTGCAATCAGATTTGAGttatgacattcttgatcaactggttgatgaaaataattgaattaattaaggtaagtccgaataaaaataaatattattctgaatcatatgatgtgaggcctggggccgaagagggcgagGGGTGATCGCCTGTGCCATGAGATTACATGGACAATGAGCAGCTCCTCGTAGGCTTCTAGGCGAATGAAACATTAATtaaccgatcttacaccggaaggagagggattacaaaactgttcaggtatgggactgtgcagttgaggatgacttaaaagatttgatttttgctactcatatcaagaaggtgcatcttcttttcaatagttcatcacataagaactccaaggttaagcatgcttgacttggggcaattctgggatgggtgacctaaTGAGCAGTTtcttagggtgcgtgtgagtgatgaCATAAGCGCtctgaaaagactcgtcttggtacaatgAGGACAATCGTCGAATTTAAGGCGttacagttgatatcagagccgaCATCTCCTAGTACGCTATGTTTCATGGACGAACCAAGTGGAAGTTGGTGGACATGTGAGGCCCCGGGCCGAAGAGGGTGGAGGTGGGGTAGGGGGGAGGGGGGATTGCCGGTGCCATGAGATTGCACGAATAATGAGCGACTCCTGGCAGGCTTTTAGGCGAAGGGAACATGTGTTAACCGATCTTACAGCAGAAGGAGAGAGATTCCAAAAATGTTCATgtatgagactgtgcagttgaggagggcttaaaagatttgatttttactactcatatcaagaaggtgcatcttcttttcgataactcatcacataagaactccaaggtaaagcgtgcttgacttggggtaatTCTGGGATGGATAACTCCCttggaagtttcctagggtgcgtgtaaGTGAGGACATAAGGAGGCTTGAAAGAATCTCTTGGTACAGTAAGGACAGTCATCGAATTTGGGGTGTACATATGAAGTTGTGAACTCACGACTAACTATATTCCCGAGccattgattaattaattgattggttaattaacaattaattaataaaattaaataatggttatttaattttacatatatgtctacacacatatatatattgagatataaatatcatgCATTATCAGAATTGATTTTGCATAATATATACTacatgagaattttaattaataaaaataaatgaatcCTAATGAGATTAAGATTATGAGTTCTAGTACAAATGTACAATTGAATTAGTGTATTCTTATTAACATGTTATCAAAGATTGTCCCTCTTCTCCTATAAGCAAATTACAGCCACCTTTTATTTTGAGGAACAAAAATTCAGTAACCCTCTTCGACTGCACCGCCCCGACACCGTTGGATTTTTGAAATTCCGACGATCCAAATCTCGACGTTAAATCGTTTAGATCTCTAATGCGATCTAAACAAAGAACTCAATCTCTGatcataaaatttatttgacGATCGAAGAAAGAGAGATCAGTTCGtagatatttataataaaaatcaaCTATGTTAATCTTGGACTGATTTTATATATAGCATTAAATACGCAAAGATAATCAGATCTAAACTAGGGGTGggtacggtacggtataccgtaccgaactacggtaccgtataccgtaccgatgttttcggtataccgacatttttcggtataccgaacttaaattttaaaaaaaaataataaaaaaaattattttcggtatttcggtatataccgaaataccgaaaaaaaaatattttataccgataccgaaaatttcggtacagtatgataccgtaccgaaatgttcggtataccgattttttcggtaagttcgatattttttcggtacggtttttcggtatttcggtattttttcccacccctaatCTAAACAACTTATGATGTTTAAATCGTACGACGACCAAGAAACGTTTTGAACGtcaatacaaaaaaaaataaacttccACTATGCCATAAGTGTGAGAAAACTATACTCCAGCGTTGCTACCACACAATCATCtaatttctaaccacacaatcGTCTAATTTCTTGCTCACTAACATCGCAACCTTTCTTTGAGCAACACGGCAGCAACTCTTTTCTTCCTCTCCTACTGATGAATCAAGATCAACAAGACAAACAGATATACCAATCCAACTGCTAGATGAATCTTGAACTTCGTGTAAATAGAAGCAAACAAATGTAAAAGATAAGTggtacaaaaaaaattacaaagcCAATGCAAATTACAGGCATCTACAAAATCGAATTCGTGAATTCGGCCAACTACACAGTAACAATACAGATACATCTGCCTCCCCCTACTCTTTCAAGATCCCTTCTTTTTCCATTTTTCTAACTTTTCCATTGTGCAGGATATTTGTCCTACTCCATTCTTTCCCATTTACAGGTAAAAAAACAAGTTTCtctttttttaagttttttgcTCTTGCAGAGGAATTGACGGTGAGCTTTTGTCAACTTAATAATCTACTACACCTTTCCTGCTTCAGTATATGACAACTCGAAGGAGGCCTGGCTGTGGCTCAGAGTAAACAAGCCCCTCTTCCTCTAGCAGGTAGCGTTGAACAGCAGTGGGAAGTCGAGCAGGGGTTCGTGAGCCCCTTGTGTGGTGACCTGTTCCAACGCATATGTAAGCAAGCAAACACTGGCCTTCAGACCTGGCCGTGTTCTTCATTACTGCGAATTCCCGTTTGAGCACGTGAATAGCTTCATTTACATGAAGACCGTGTAGGTCGATCATTCGCTCTCTTCCATTGCTTTGCGCATTTGGATTCCTGTAAATAAATTGAGGGTGTGAAAACAGATATAGTGCAAAGGGATTCACAAGAGTAGAATCAGTGTACATAGAAAAGTCAGGAGTCGCCCACGAGTCCAAGATGCACGAACCTTTGACGATAAATAGATTCTTGAGCCTTTCCATGGGCTGCTTTCATGTGCATGTTATGCAACTGGCCTTTAATACTCAACTCCTTGGCCAAAGCCTTGTTACCAATTAGGTACGCCTGTCGTGCCTAATCTCACAGTATATATATTTTAGATATAAACAAACAAGGGACGtgtgttttattaattatcCACCCATGGAATGTTCACCCTTCGAGAAATCGACTCAAAGAACATACCTGCTCGAAGTATGAATTACGTACACGTGCATGATCACGAGCTTCCTCCCGCGTTTCAGAATAAATACTTGCTGCCATCTCAACAAAGTTAAAACATACATACGCATGCATGAAGAATTTTTGCATGATTAAAGTTCTAGAGAGCGATTTAAATATATTGTCTCAAAAACATTACCGACGGCATCTCCAGTTTCAAGCCAGACAGAAGATGCATGAGCAGATCCTCGATTTTGCAACCTGTCACTATAAATGCTTCTGCTTTGGCCACCATTATGTGAGCTTGCCAGTTGCGAACTTCTACTCGACCCAATGCTTGGGTGTGCAGAACCACTTCGTTCATACTTCCAGATGCTAGAATCTTGAGATGCCATTCTTCTGACAACAGAAGCAAAATCTGTGTGTCCTCTTGCCGGAAAGGAGGAACTGGATTTAAACGTCACTGAATTTTCCTTTTCCGAAAACCGATATGGATCCATCTCACTGCTAAATTTTACCAAACCATTTTGAGCATCTGGTACAGAAAGAGCAGGAAAATCCAATGCACTTAGATTTGGAGCAGACAAGGCTTTTGGATTCAGAGTCCGATTCAAGCCCCCATCAACCTGAAGCTGATACCACAAGTGCAGTATACAGTGAAACTTAATCAGATACTGCAAAGCCATCTTTCACAGATTTCACTTTATACTTTCTTAAACAAATACGAAGGGAAATCTCATCTCTTCAAAGGCCGACACAAAATCGTGGAACAACGGGTAAAAGTCGTGTTGAGAAGTTTTACTTAAGAACCGGGTTGCATGGGCTAAACACAGTATGCTTAATTTTTCCAGGTTCAAAATCTCACTAATACAATACAATTTGAACACACTCCACCTACCACTTCTACACCTATAGCACTTCATTTCATGAGATTTCCTTCGTACTTCCGAAATGGAAAAATGAAACGAGTACGAAAGTCGAAAATCCATTGTTCTAAAAGGTGCCGACTAGGAATGTATCGGCGGCACCTAGGTGCTTGGCAGTCGCTCACCATCTCGATTTTCAGAAACCACCTAGGAAGCCGCATAATGTGatatatagattttttttaatttcaaatttttttaaaaaaatattgtttgatatatttttcaaataatttgtaTCGTATAAAGAGGAAGAATATGCAATTGATTATGAGCTTTAATATGATATAGAGGAATTATTGAAGAAACACGGAGAAAAAATAAGATATTTaggtaaaaaaagaaaaaacatttAGGCAACCGCCTAAACACCTAGATGGTAAGCGGTGGGTGGCCGCCCGCTTACTGCCTACCATTTTTTTTAGAACACTTTAAAAATCACTATGTTACTCCTATCAGAGACCAGAATAACATTGACTCAAAGCACTATATGACATTATTAAGTAATAGACCACTTATTCTTGGTATATATAACATCTTGTCTTCTCATGTCAGTTGTATATTCAAAAGTAAAATATTAGAACAAAATCAAGTATACTAACAGAACATGATTTAACTCCCAATTCTGGTGGACACGCTAACATTGATCCCACAGTTCCTTCTGAAAATTGAGATAGCACCATGTTACTATATAAGTTAGGCATTTATGTCCTACATAATTTTCATGGTTAAAATTAAAGGGTATGAGCCAAAATAGGATGCATGAATGTGAATGTTTTTGACAAAATAATTAGCAATGTATTAGAATTATAGAGGGCTTACACAAAGCTAGACATGAACTACAGACCAGAAGTCAATAGTCATGCATTAATGCTGAGGTAAAAGCCTACCTCGAGCTGAGTAAGTATCTCAATCGTCAGATTTAAGTCACCTCCGCTGGCACAATACACCTCTCCAAGACTTTCTGCAGCAAAACCAGGAAATTGTGAGGCCAAAAATTCAAGGGGGTTCATTTCCACATTATCCACCAATGGTTGATCATTTGACAAGTCAGGTAAAAAACTGTGTCTTGAATTTCCATTATAAGGAGGTCCTTCTCTTCTAACAATCTGATCGTTGCTGGCATTCGGTTTGTCCCACGGTCTAGCAAGTGAAGGGAGAAAACCAGTAGGAGATGGGTAATCCTCATATGATGAGAGAGGATATTTCAGCTTCTCAGTAAACATATTGCCATGAATAGAAGAATGAGGTGATAATCCCTGCTGCCCAGTCAAAGTAAAGCCACTACCAGTCAAATCAGAATATCTTGAGCCTTCGTGAACATCAGTTGAGGATAAGTTCAAAGGTGATAAACTGTCGATCTCTTGAGTATCATCAATGCCCATACCCTTGAAGTCAAGAGTAATATCATCTGGAAGCTGATGGCTCCAGTACCGCTGAGCTTCTTCGTCAGACTTATTTGATACTGAGGATTCTGATCTATCTAACATAGCTTTTCCTGGTGAGGCTGCAGCGGATGTGCTATATTTTGACGAGGCATCTCCAGTGCTACTGCCCACAGCAGGAGGCCTCAGAGCAAAAGGAACAAATTCAGCAGCATTGGGATTCAAAGTTGCTTTTGCAGCACCAAGCTTTTTGTCACCGATGGAAGCTCCCTTATCCGGAAAGTTCATAATTTATTGAAATCTTGAATAGGTTATAATTAGGAAAATAAAAAGGTATTCGCGCGCCACAAAAATCTTTCTAAGGAATAAAAGAAGCCATGTTATGGTGTATATATCAGCCAAACCCTGAAGATGAATAAATACTTACATATCAGAAATCCAAGTTCTGTAAATGCCAAGGGCATTTTACAAATCATAAGAGGCTCTAATAAACAAAAACAGAGAAAAAACACTGAAGATAATTGTGAGAAAATCAAAAACTCCAAAAACCTAGTGATTTTACAATAATAGGTCTCGGAGGTATTGTAGattcaagtaaaaatcataCATGGAATAATAATATGGTCTAAAAAACGTAACAATTTTTTGTATTCACAAAGTAGAGCTCAGTTCGCCGATCAAATTTGAACCCCGAGACAATATAAAATCACCCACAATTACAGAAGGCACAATTTACAATCTTTCAGTGAAGAATTTGCCAAATAACTTCAAATATAGTTCGTACATTATAACCTTTTCACAAAAAGTCCACAATATCTTCCCTTCCATACCCCAACTCTCGATGGACCAATGATCGGTTGACCCCGgaatcaaaaaataaataaataaatagtttcaagattttttttttggggaaaTTGCGGATTTCAGCCACTCTCAATTCACTAAGTCGGCCTTGCGAGAGGTGCTAAATTGGAAACTATTAAAGCTTAAGGTCTAGAAAAAAAAAGCTCTCAACCAACAAGATCTATGGAAAAAGCCACATAAAACTAAGTTCTCAGACTTCAGCAGTTCATTATAGTGAACCAAAGTTTTTTCATCAGCAATAACCCACTATTAATACATAAAACCCATTACTAAAAGAATTAAAGTTAAAAACTTAAGACACATAGTTTACCAAAATCTCCTCATTCAGCAACCAAAATCAAAAcaaagagaagaaaaaagaTAAGATAAGAGGTAAAAGGAACGACTTTAAACATCAATCACACAACTTACCAtactagatctaaaattttataCACACAaaataaacatgaatttttttattaaaaaaagtcaaagaaagagaaaaagaaagaaaaaatctGGGTTCTATAGATATACCTTTACGAAGCCCTGTCGTGAAAGAAACCAAATCAAATACATCCATAACCAGAGGGAAAAGATGGGATTTTTACAAAAGCTAGGATTTTGCTATATAAAAGGGCCCGAGTGTTCGTACGTAACTGTTTACCGATTAAGCCCAAAAAACTGAAATCTTGATTCTATTTCCTTCTAACTCTGGTGAGGGTATCGGTTTCTTGATTCTGGAGCAAGAGGTGTGAGTTTTTTTCCCTTCTCTGCCTAATCTTTATCTATATTTCAGGCTTTTTCGTTTTAACCTCTCTCTCTAGTATGCTCTCTACTGGTTTCATATAGCTATTTCATCCTTCTTTCATTGTTTTCTCTTTTTTGCCCCATAATTGTTATAAATATTCTCactattattgttattatcGGACAAATTATATTCATCACCTTCGAAAAACATAGAACTaaggatgtaatcgagtcgagtcgagccgaactcttgaatgtttgagcttggcttgtttataatcgagccgagatcgagctttatttaacgaatatactcatggctcacgagcttattcaagcttttatcgaacctaaacgagctcaataaatatgagccgagctcgagctttatttaacgaattattatttatgataattaTGGATCAATTCAAACCATCTCACGGATATAAACATCGTTATACTATCTCACAAGTCACAAAAGActtaatatcattttttatgtaGCAAAAATACATATATCAAGTTACAAAAGTTCTCtactttttttaataaaaaatttcataaaaccTATTTTAGTAATTTGATAATCAACAACTATCATTTTCATCAGCaagtcaaaatttaaaatagatCAAGACTTCTTAATTTTTCACGATTATATAAGATATCTTACCGACATATTATCAGGGTGAGTTTGTCACATAAGATTTATCTAGTGTGTTTCATCTGATTAAATGGTTTGTGATATCCTCATAAGAGtccgggtcatggatgacccggaAAACTAAATGGATAGCCCAGAATCAGAGTCAGTATGAAAATTACTTTCTTCAGCAGCAAGGCATGGGGATGCCTGGGATATTTTCTCCCCGGGAAGTCAAGAGCCCGGGCTCTCGTGCCagctcccgggaactttctaccCGAGCTATCTCGAGAAGTGTGCCACACTCGAGTATACCAGTATGGGCTACCTTATGCTTGACAATCATTTCTGTCAGAATAACATAGGTTTGGCGTGTCATAAAAGTCATCAGAAGTAGGGTATGGCCAGCCGCCTTACCATACTTAGCAGGTgagcactgaaaacaaggtaatcatgagattttctcctataaatagcaggtatcaATCTCAATTACAGATTTTGGAACTTTGAATTCTCAAACACTCACGTAtattcacacatatacaagtcATTTCACCTTTCTTCTTCACCTGCTGATTTAACATCGGAGTGGATACGCCGGACAATCCtctggcgcccattcacgagttcagtTCCTAGTTTGCAGGTCAAAGTAGAAGTCCAAGATCACATAGATATATATTCCTCACAAGATATACCTTTTTCCTTACTCATTTTCCTTAAACACTATATCACCATCCGGTGGAACGCCCCGATTTTGCTCACCTGATTTACCCGGATTACATCATttgcgccgtctgtgggaaattgagctcaagacgttgatatggctcctacCAGAAGAACCAATCAAAATACTTCCCGGGCTCCTGGAGACGATGCGCTTGTCTCTGGACAAGGTGGTCTTCCATCCACATGACCTCCACCTGTTATCACTTTAT
This window of the Primulina tabacum isolate GXHZ01 chromosome 4, ASM2559414v2, whole genome shotgun sequence genome carries:
- the LOC142543104 gene encoding polyadenylate-binding protein-interacting protein 7-like, with protein sequence MNFPDKGASIGDKKLGAAKATLNPNAAEFVPFALRPPAVGSSTGDASSKYSTSAAASPGKAMLDRSESSVSNKSDEEAQRYWSHQLPDDITLDFKGMGIDDTQEIDSLSPLNLSSTDVHEGSRYSDLTGSGFTLTGQQGLSPHSSIHGNMFTEKLKYPLSSYEDYPSPTGFLPSLARPWDKPNASNDQIVRREGPPYNGNSRHSFLPDLSNDQPLVDNVEMNPLEFLASQFPGFAAESLGEVYCASGGDLNLTIEILTQLELQVDGGLNRTLNPKALSAPNLSALDFPALSVPDAQNGLVKFSSEMDPYRFSEKENSVTFKSSSSFPARGHTDFASVVRRMASQDSSIWKYERSGSAHPSIGSSRSSQLASSHNGGQSRSIYSDRLQNRGSAHASSVWLETGDAVASIYSETREEARDHARVRNSYFEQARQAYLIGNKALAKELSIKGQLHNMHMKAAHGKAQESIYRQRNPNAQSNGRERMIDLHGLHVNEAIHVLKREFAVMKNTARSEGQCLLAYICVGTGHHTRGSRTPARLPTAVQRYLLEEEGLVYSEPQPGLLRVVIY